One window of the Nocardia huaxiensis genome contains the following:
- a CDS encoding anti-sigma factor translates to MINISAEQGLRATPVEIGVAASVSQLPIVRGLAETLVLLSDFTLDEVADIRLAVDEAASTVIAIAAPGTTLQCRFIVGDTDLVVRVSGIAATEGMPDQRSFGWHVLRTLTDDITATQGAYDPAISGYPTAVEFRRVRGKA, encoded by the coding sequence GTGATCAATATTTCGGCGGAACAAGGGTTGCGCGCCACACCGGTCGAGATCGGTGTCGCGGCATCCGTCTCCCAGTTGCCCATCGTGCGCGGACTCGCCGAAACACTGGTGCTGCTCAGTGATTTCACCCTCGACGAAGTCGCCGACATCCGGCTCGCCGTCGACGAGGCCGCCTCCACCGTCATCGCCATCGCCGCGCCGGGCACCACCCTGCAATGCCGGTTCATCGTCGGCGACACCGATCTCGTGGTGCGGGTCAGCGGTATCGCCGCCACCGAGGGCATGCCCGACCAACGCAGCTTCGGCTGGCATGTGCTGCGCACACTCACCGACGACATCACCGCCACCCAGGGCGCCTACGATCCGGCGATCTCCGGATACCCCACCGCGGTCGAGTTCCGGCGGGTCCGGGGGAAGGCGTAG
- a CDS encoding SigB/SigF/SigG family RNA polymerase sigma factor: protein MDAEEAEEVARSVSGYDDVTALFEELAGTGPQSPRRAVLRAELINRCIPLADHIARKFSGRGEPFDDLTQVARVGLVHAVDRFDISRGSNFLSFAVPTIMGEVRRYFRDNTWAMRVPRRVKETHLRIGSAIDALSQQLGRSPTAKEIAAELGIDPDEVTQAVIAGNAYQPSSIDAVSVGRDTEASLLDTLGEEESQFDRVEEYVAIRPLLAGLPERERRILTMRFFESMTQTQIAQQMGISQMHVSRILSKTLARLREQTARE, encoded by the coding sequence GTGGATGCCGAAGAGGCCGAAGAGGTCGCGCGCAGCGTCTCCGGATACGACGATGTGACAGCCCTGTTCGAGGAACTCGCCGGCACCGGACCGCAATCGCCGCGCCGGGCCGTGCTGCGCGCCGAACTCATCAATCGCTGTATTCCGCTGGCGGACCACATCGCTCGCAAATTCAGCGGGCGCGGGGAACCGTTCGACGACCTCACCCAGGTCGCGCGGGTCGGACTGGTGCACGCGGTGGACCGGTTCGACATATCGCGCGGGTCCAACTTCCTGTCCTTCGCGGTGCCGACCATCATGGGCGAGGTGCGGCGGTACTTCCGCGACAACACCTGGGCCATGCGAGTTCCCCGGCGGGTCAAGGAAACTCACCTGCGCATCGGGTCCGCGATCGACGCACTCTCACAGCAGTTGGGGCGCTCCCCCACCGCCAAGGAGATCGCCGCGGAACTCGGCATCGATCCGGACGAGGTGACGCAGGCCGTCATTGCGGGAAATGCGTACCAGCCCAGTTCGATCGACGCCGTGTCGGTCGGGCGCGATACCGAGGCGTCGCTGCTGGACACGCTCGGCGAGGAAGAGTCGCAGTTCGATCGGGTCGAGGAGTACGTGGCGATCCGGCCGCTGCTGGCCGGGCTGCCGGAGCGCGAGCGGCGGATTCTCACCATGCGGTTCTTCGAGTCCATGACGCAGACGCAGATCGCCCAGCAGATGGGGATCTCGCAGATGCATGTGTCCCGGATTCTCTCGAAAACCCTTGCGCGACTGCGGGAGCAGACGGCGCGCGAATAG
- a CDS encoding RsmB/NOP family class I SAM-dependent RNA methyltransferase — MRLVARDVLRAVRERDAYANLVLPTMLRERKISGRDAALATELTYGACRSQGLLDAVIAAGAGRPVEEIDGTLLDALRLGTYQLLRTRIGAHAAVDTSVALVRNEFGQGRAGFVNAVLRRVAEKTTEEWVEQLAPRDPLGRLAFEYAHPVWIAQAFADALGARAGELKDVLEADDARPAVHLVARPGEISAEELALVTGGEEGRWSPYAVYLDGGDPAKLEPVREGMAAVQDEGSQLVALAVSRAPLSGPDGGRWLDLCAGPGGKTALLGALADIDGFHVDAVEPAEHRADLVRKATRGMPVDVHVADGRDSGLEPGYDRILVDAPCTGLGALRRRPEARWRRQPSDVRELVTLQRELLTAAWDLLRPGGVVVYSTCSPHLPETVSVVADVARRTGAEQLDTRELLPGVPELGDGPGAQLWPHRHGTDAMFLAALRKPASA, encoded by the coding sequence GTGCGGCTGGTGGCGCGGGATGTGCTGCGGGCGGTGCGGGAGCGGGATGCGTACGCGAATCTCGTGCTGCCGACCATGTTGCGGGAACGGAAGATCAGTGGGCGGGATGCCGCACTGGCCACCGAGCTGACGTACGGGGCCTGCCGGTCGCAGGGGTTGCTGGATGCGGTGATCGCGGCGGGAGCCGGGCGTCCCGTCGAGGAGATCGACGGGACGCTGCTGGATGCTTTGCGGTTGGGGACCTATCAGTTGCTGCGGACTCGGATCGGGGCGCACGCGGCGGTGGACACGTCGGTGGCGCTGGTGCGCAATGAGTTCGGGCAGGGGCGGGCCGGGTTCGTGAACGCGGTGCTGCGACGGGTCGCGGAGAAGACCACCGAGGAGTGGGTGGAGCAGCTCGCGCCTCGGGATCCGCTGGGGCGCTTGGCCTTCGAATACGCGCATCCGGTGTGGATCGCACAGGCGTTCGCGGATGCGCTGGGCGCGCGGGCCGGTGAGCTGAAAGACGTGCTCGAGGCCGACGACGCCCGGCCCGCGGTGCATCTTGTCGCCCGGCCCGGCGAAATCTCCGCCGAGGAACTGGCTTTGGTGACCGGAGGCGAGGAGGGCCGCTGGTCGCCGTACGCGGTGTACCTGGACGGCGGGGATCCGGCGAAGCTGGAACCCGTGCGCGAGGGCATGGCCGCCGTGCAGGACGAAGGCAGTCAGCTGGTGGCGCTGGCGGTATCGCGTGCGCCGCTGTCGGGCCCGGACGGCGGGCGCTGGCTGGACCTGTGTGCGGGGCCGGGCGGCAAGACGGCGCTGCTGGGTGCGCTCGCCGATATCGACGGCTTCCACGTCGACGCGGTGGAACCCGCCGAGCATCGAGCCGACCTGGTGCGCAAGGCAACTCGCGGCATGCCGGTGGACGTGCATGTGGCCGACGGCCGCGACAGCGGGCTCGAGCCCGGCTACGACCGGATTCTCGTGGACGCGCCCTGCACGGGCCTGGGTGCGCTGCGCCGCCGGCCCGAGGCACGGTGGCGGCGGCAGCCGTCCGATGTGCGCGAGCTGGTCACCCTGCAGCGGGAATTGCTCACCGCCGCATGGGATCTGCTGCGACCCGGGGGAGTGGTGGTCTACTCGACCTGTTCCCCGCACCTGCCGGAGACCGTCTCCGTCGTCGCCGATGTAGCGCGGCGGACCGGGGCCGAGCAGCTCGACACCCGCGAATTGCTGCCGGGCGTACCGGAACTCGGCGATGGGCCGGGCGCGCAGCTGTGGCCGCACCGCCACGGCACGGATGCCATGTTCCTCGCGGCGCTCCGCAAGCCCGCGTCCGCCTAG